A DNA window from Hordeum vulgare subsp. vulgare chromosome 1H, MorexV3_pseudomolecules_assembly, whole genome shotgun sequence contains the following coding sequences:
- the LOC123447744 gene encoding (R)-specific enoyl-CoA hydratase-like, with the protein MRLARAAPLLVRSAATTATAAPAAALKAGDALRSRRRRFTEDDVAAYAGVSGDRNPVHLDDAFARGTGGFQGGRVVHGMLVASLFPALIASHFPGAVYASQSLKFAAPVHVGDEVVAQVKALHIKAAGARHIVKFATKCFRDDDEETLAIDGEAMAFLPTLQLKAEAME; encoded by the exons ATGCGCCTCGCCCGCGCGGCCCCTCTTCTCGTCCgctcggcggcgacgacggccacCGCCGCCCCAGCGGCGGCGCTGAAGGCGGGCGACGCGCTGCGGTCGCGCCGGCGGCGGTTCACGGAGGACGACGTGGCGGCGTACGCGGGGGTGAGCGGCGACCGCAACCCCGTCCACCTGGACGACGCCTTCGCCCGCGGGACGGGCGGGTTCCAGGGCGGCCGCGTGGTGCACGGCATGCTCGTCGCCTCCCTCTTCCCCGCCCTCATCGCCTCCCACTTC CCTGGAGCCGTGTACGCGAGCCAGTCCCTCAAGTTCGCGGCGCCGGTGCACGTCGGAGACGAGGTGGTCGCGCAGGTGAAGGCTCTCCATATCAAGGCCGCCGGCGCAAGGCACAT CGTCAAGTTCGCCACCAAGTGCTTCAGGGACGACGATGAGGAGACTCTCGCCATCGACGGCGAGGCCATGGCTTTTCTGCCCACGCTGCAGCTCAAAGCAGAGGCAATGGAGTAA
- the LOC123447752 gene encoding uncharacterized protein At4g14342 encodes MQASDRFNINSQLEHLQAKYVGTGHADLTRFEWAVNIQRDSYASYIGHYPMLAYFSIAENESIGRERYEFMQKMLLPCGLPPERDED; translated from the exons ATGCAG GCTAGCGACAGGTTCAACATCAATTCTCAACTTGAGCACCTCCAAGCCAAATATGTCGGAACAGGGCATGCTGACCTGACCAGATT TGAATGGGCTGTAAATATCCAAAGAGACAGCTATGCATCTTACATTGGACACTATCCAATGCTAGCATATTTTTCCATTGCTGAGAATGAATCTATTGGAAGGGAGCGTTACGAATTTATGCAG AAAATGTTGCTTCCCTGTGGCCTCCCTCCTGAAAGAGACGAAGACTGA